A window from Cryobacterium sp. PAMC25264 encodes these proteins:
- a CDS encoding metal ABC transporter substrate-binding protein: MKTPKLLLPALAVSAVLVLAGCSASTPAASAGADGDLKVVATTTQIADLTRNIVGDTDGVTVTQLIQPNQSAHSYDPSVADLTALGAADVLVINGVGLEEWLDDAIAASGFDGVTIDSDEGISILDGEAGHEDEGSTAAPSDDAEHDHAGGNPHIWTDVSNAEAMAGTIANGLAAASSTHAAAFETNATAYTGQLAELDGWIRENIDAVPAAERLLVSNHDAFGYFTAAYGITYVGSVIPSFDDNAEPSAAEIDTLVAAIKATGVKAVFSEASINPKAADTIASEAGVTVYSGDDALYGDSLGPADSDGATYITSQLHNVRLILESWGVTPTAVPADLQ, translated from the coding sequence GTGAAGACCCCCAAACTCCTCCTCCCCGCCCTGGCCGTCTCGGCCGTCCTCGTGCTGGCCGGCTGCTCCGCCTCGACCCCCGCAGCCTCCGCCGGGGCGGACGGCGACCTCAAGGTCGTCGCTACCACGACCCAGATCGCCGACCTCACCCGCAACATCGTCGGCGACACCGACGGTGTCACGGTCACGCAGCTGATCCAGCCCAACCAGAGCGCGCACAGCTACGACCCGTCGGTCGCCGACCTCACGGCCCTCGGCGCTGCCGACGTGCTCGTGATCAACGGAGTGGGACTGGAGGAATGGCTCGATGACGCTATTGCCGCGTCCGGCTTCGACGGCGTGACCATCGATTCCGACGAGGGCATCAGCATCCTCGACGGCGAGGCCGGCCACGAGGACGAGGGGTCCACCGCGGCTCCCAGCGACGATGCCGAGCACGACCACGCCGGCGGCAATCCGCACATTTGGACCGACGTGAGCAACGCCGAGGCCATGGCCGGCACCATCGCCAACGGTCTCGCTGCCGCCAGCAGCACCCACGCCGCCGCGTTCGAAACCAACGCGACCGCCTACACCGGGCAGCTCGCCGAGCTGGACGGCTGGATCCGGGAGAACATCGACGCGGTGCCCGCCGCCGAGCGCCTGCTCGTGAGCAACCACGACGCGTTCGGCTACTTCACCGCCGCCTACGGCATCACCTACGTCGGCAGTGTCATCCCGAGCTTCGACGACAACGCCGAACCGAGCGCCGCCGAGATCGACACCCTGGTGGCCGCGATCAAGGCCACCGGCGTCAAGGCCGTCTTCTCCGAGGCCTCCATCAACCCCAAGGCCGCTGACACCATCGCGAGCGAGGCCGGCGTCACGGTCTACTCCGGTGACGACGCGCTCTACGGTGACTCCCTCGGCCCTGCGGACAGCGACGGCGCCACCTACATCACCTCTCAGCTGCACAATGTGCGCCTGATCCTCGAATCCTGGGGTGTGACGCCCACCGCCGTGCCCGCCGACCTGCAATAG
- a CDS encoding AAA family ATPase: MAFETTPLRRVEEDPQHPLDRTVWPATLPPVTQLLADGLDLGAATVFVGENGAGKSTLVEAIALAWGLSPEGGSTGARNSTRPSESALHDHLRLVRTGGATRHGYFLRAETMHGFFTYLEQNPGGRPEPRFHEISHGESFLELAIDRFRGRGLWVLDEPESALSFSGCLALLGHLKDLLAAGGSQVIMSTHSPLLAALPGARILEVGDWGLRETAWRDLDLVSNWASFLDAPERYLRHL, encoded by the coding sequence ATGGCCTTTGAGACAACCCCGCTGCGCCGGGTCGAGGAGGATCCACAGCATCCGCTGGACCGGACGGTGTGGCCGGCCACGCTGCCGCCCGTCACTCAGCTGCTGGCGGACGGCCTCGACTTGGGCGCGGCCACGGTCTTCGTGGGCGAGAACGGCGCCGGCAAGTCCACCCTCGTGGAGGCCATCGCACTAGCCTGGGGACTCTCACCGGAGGGCGGCTCCACCGGGGCCCGCAACTCCACCCGGCCGAGCGAGTCTGCCCTGCACGACCACCTGCGCCTGGTGCGCACCGGCGGCGCCACCCGACACGGCTACTTCCTGCGCGCCGAGACGATGCACGGCTTCTTCACCTATCTCGAGCAGAATCCGGGCGGCCGGCCGGAACCGCGCTTCCACGAGATCTCTCACGGTGAATCGTTCCTCGAGCTGGCCATCGACAGGTTCCGCGGCCGTGGCCTCTGGGTGCTCGACGAACCCGAGTCCGCCCTCTCCTTCTCGGGCTGCCTCGCCCTGCTCGGGCACCTGAAGGACCTGCTCGCGGCGGGCGGATCGCAGGTGATCATGTCGACCCACTCTCCGCTGCTCGCCGCCTTGCCCGGCGCACGGATTCTCGAGGTGGGCGACTGGGGGCTGCGCGAGACGGCCTGGCGGGACCTCGATCTGGTCAGCAACTGGGCCAGCTTCCTCGACGCGCCGGAGCGGTATCTGCGGCATCTCTGA